In Symmachiella dynata, the following are encoded in one genomic region:
- a CDS encoding FAD-dependent oxidoreductase yields MQETLPAQNLVLIGAGHTNLHIVRMWREQPIPCVSVTLISAFNRATYSGMLPGTLAGLYEPREMEIDLDRLAAASGVRVVYEEAVGLDSAQQHVLLANRPPLRYDVAAIGIGSVPKIPDPLRQQPAVLSIKPMATFHHRLQERLAEVTQDGNETATVSVVIVGGGAAGVEVSFCLHEYLAQRLISAQLHLIERGETILGGSLPKTQQLAREELQRRGIVPHLQQRVADFDGRQLILENGRSLAADIIITATTAAPPPVLSGFDLAKADDGFLATRPTLQSTSAENVFVVGDTATFPANPVPKAGVYAVRQGPVLWENLRRSFQNQPLQEFHPQSSFLSLLATGDGKAIGQYHGRAFHSRWAWKWKDYLDRKFMKLHQVDAPLPEKAANTDSLPPNEASKG; encoded by the coding sequence ATGCAAGAAACGTTACCTGCTCAAAATCTGGTGCTGATTGGCGCGGGGCATACGAATCTGCATATTGTGCGCATGTGGCGGGAACAGCCGATTCCGTGTGTGAGCGTGACCTTGATTTCCGCCTTCAACCGCGCGACCTATAGTGGAATGTTGCCGGGTACCTTGGCGGGGTTGTATGAGCCGCGAGAGATGGAAATCGACCTCGATCGGCTTGCTGCGGCGAGCGGTGTGCGCGTGGTTTATGAAGAAGCGGTCGGTTTGGATTCCGCACAACAACACGTCCTGTTGGCCAACCGTCCGCCGCTGCGGTACGACGTGGCTGCGATTGGCATTGGCTCGGTGCCGAAGATTCCAGACCCGTTGCGGCAACAGCCTGCGGTACTGAGCATCAAACCGATGGCGACGTTTCACCATCGTTTGCAGGAACGGCTCGCGGAGGTGACGCAGGATGGAAATGAAACAGCGACGGTGTCCGTCGTCATTGTCGGTGGCGGCGCGGCGGGGGTGGAAGTTTCGTTTTGCCTTCATGAATATCTGGCCCAGCGATTGATCTCGGCCCAGCTGCATTTGATTGAGAGAGGCGAGACAATCCTTGGAGGTTCCCTGCCCAAAACTCAGCAACTCGCTCGGGAGGAATTACAGCGACGTGGTATTGTGCCCCATCTGCAACAACGCGTCGCGGATTTTGATGGCCGTCAATTGATCTTGGAAAACGGCCGGAGTCTCGCCGCGGACATCATCATTACCGCCACCACAGCAGCGCCGCCGCCGGTGTTGAGCGGATTCGATTTGGCCAAGGCGGACGACGGATTTCTGGCGACGCGCCCGACATTGCAATCGACAAGCGCAGAGAACGTGTTTGTCGTGGGCGATACGGCGACATTTCCCGCCAACCCCGTTCCTAAAGCGGGCGTTTATGCGGTCCGGCAAGGGCCGGTGCTTTGGGAGAATCTTAGGCGGTCTTTTCAAAACCAGCCGTTGCAGGAGTTTCATCCGCAGTCCAGTTTTTTGTCATTGCTGGCGACCGGGGATGGCAAAGCGATCGGACAATACCACGGCCGAGCCTTCCACAGCCGCTGGGCCTGGAAATGGAAGGATTACCTGGATCGCAAATTCATGAAGCTGCACCAAGTTGACGCCCCGCTGCCGGAAAAAGCGGCCAATACGGACTCCTTGCCCCCCAATGAGGCGTCGAAGGGCTAA
- a CDS encoding CehA/McbA family metallohydrolase, whose translation MRAVIAVVCLAIMIVVILLAPSSKATDDGPATITVKIVFGADEQAAVWDGRLEVSGGEILDVSAAMLEVADQLNADTRSWKIKTGVSQGKRVSFAEPQREIFVKLQCTPETLLRITTEQGDFEVAPSTLTAGRPASLLDGRAEVHRLGNEKIVAKTETDDDFTAIALDANGQRHVAWIAFDTTAQTDRLWIQNIDKPGEKPELITDAVEVADLQLLNIDGTLNAFWSSSGTDKNWDLYTAVREERGWRSQRLTTATGTDFQLSVAAGTDGSVWMAWQSFRNGKGDIYAKVRNGETWSNDFVVEDNPANQWQPSITVDTEGRAWVGFDSYENGNYDVYLTSLTASGDKVSVGERIAIAQSADFEAHANVLATRDGRVWVTYDAAGPNWGKDFRNGPTIENGRYAEPLHASRRMELRCVHNGQLEQPTEPLPQILPPEKIALIDRDPTSKPSRYYDLPQLATDGDGRLWLLFRICRQGFCRHPPLGAQWNIYATTYTEQGWLEPIQLPHSQGRQNQHVATAAGTAGPLQCAWAEGNRFASVNRKYAVRAGALPPITEAAAGIPCEPLQLDPPGTAEPAPQIDWTITRGGDEFRVYFGDLHRHTNISRCMPTLDGCLTDAHRYALDAVEHDFLAVTDHTRDVDAFSWWRTQKASDRFHIPGRYVPIYAYERSNMTHGGGHRNVFFLTRGAQVSRSDHWYAGRKLKRPDNNPTDTLYPWLRERGDALTAAHTPEYDRKANLGTWTYNDPQVEPVAEIFQGLRESYERPNSRVKEEASLQYALHQGYKLGFIASSDHLSTHMSYACVWAKEKTREALFDAIRARRTYAATDRIGLDVRIGEALMGEETQVAGETVTLSIHAEGTAPITDIEIIRDGQVLDTLRPGTPLVETTFKDPAPLPGKSYYYVRLLQDNGAIAWASPIWVSR comes from the coding sequence ATGCGTGCTGTCATTGCCGTCGTTTGTCTGGCGATCATGATCGTCGTGATACTGCTTGCACCCTCCAGCAAAGCAACGGACGATGGTCCGGCGACAATCACAGTCAAAATTGTCTTCGGCGCTGATGAACAGGCCGCTGTCTGGGATGGTCGACTAGAAGTGTCTGGCGGCGAAATTCTAGACGTATCTGCGGCGATGCTGGAAGTGGCTGATCAACTCAACGCCGACACACGCAGTTGGAAGATCAAAACCGGCGTCAGTCAAGGAAAACGCGTTTCATTCGCTGAACCGCAGCGAGAGATCTTCGTCAAATTGCAGTGCACCCCCGAGACGCTGCTGCGAATCACAACTGAGCAGGGGGATTTCGAGGTCGCGCCGTCGACTCTCACCGCTGGCCGGCCGGCGTCTTTGCTTGACGGGCGGGCTGAAGTGCATCGGTTGGGCAACGAGAAAATCGTTGCGAAAACAGAAACCGATGACGACTTCACTGCCATCGCCCTCGACGCCAACGGGCAGCGCCACGTCGCCTGGATCGCGTTCGACACAACAGCACAGACCGACCGACTGTGGATTCAAAACATCGACAAACCGGGGGAAAAACCGGAGTTGATTACCGATGCCGTTGAAGTCGCTGACCTGCAACTGCTCAATATCGACGGCACGCTCAACGCGTTCTGGAGTTCCTCCGGGACCGACAAGAACTGGGACCTTTACACAGCTGTCCGCGAAGAACGGGGTTGGCGCTCCCAACGATTGACCACCGCAACGGGAACCGATTTTCAACTCTCCGTCGCTGCGGGAACCGACGGGAGTGTTTGGATGGCCTGGCAATCCTTCCGCAATGGCAAGGGCGATATATACGCCAAGGTCCGCAACGGCGAGACCTGGTCTAACGATTTTGTCGTGGAGGACAATCCGGCCAATCAATGGCAACCATCGATCACTGTCGATACCGAGGGCCGGGCGTGGGTTGGTTTTGATTCGTATGAAAACGGCAACTATGACGTCTATCTGACGAGCCTGACCGCCAGCGGCGACAAAGTTTCTGTCGGCGAACGCATCGCCATTGCGCAGTCCGCCGACTTCGAAGCGCATGCGAATGTTTTGGCCACCCGTGACGGCCGTGTCTGGGTGACGTATGACGCAGCGGGGCCGAATTGGGGCAAGGATTTTCGCAACGGGCCGACCATCGAAAACGGCCGCTACGCCGAACCGCTGCACGCCTCGCGCCGTATGGAATTACGCTGTGTTCACAACGGGCAACTTGAACAACCTACCGAGCCGCTGCCGCAGATATTGCCGCCGGAAAAAATCGCCCTCATCGACCGAGATCCAACCAGCAAACCGTCGCGCTATTACGACTTGCCGCAGTTGGCGACCGATGGCGATGGTCGTCTGTGGTTGTTGTTCCGCATCTGCCGCCAAGGCTTTTGCCGACATCCTCCGCTCGGAGCGCAGTGGAACATTTATGCCACCACGTATACCGAGCAGGGTTGGTTAGAACCGATACAATTGCCACACAGCCAAGGCCGACAAAACCAACACGTGGCAACCGCTGCCGGAACCGCCGGTCCGTTGCAATGCGCCTGGGCCGAAGGAAATCGCTTTGCCTCCGTCAATCGCAAATACGCCGTCCGTGCCGGTGCACTTCCCCCGATCACTGAAGCAGCCGCCGGGATTCCCTGTGAGCCGCTCCAACTCGACCCGCCCGGCACTGCCGAACCCGCTCCGCAAATCGATTGGACGATCACCCGCGGCGGCGATGAGTTCCGAGTCTATTTTGGCGACCTGCATCGTCACACGAATATCAGTCGTTGTATGCCCACGCTGGATGGCTGTCTGACCGACGCGCATCGTTATGCATTGGACGCGGTCGAGCACGACTTTTTAGCAGTCACCGATCACACCCGCGACGTCGACGCCTTCTCCTGGTGGCGGACGCAAAAGGCATCCGATCGGTTTCATATTCCGGGTCGCTACGTGCCAATCTATGCCTACGAACGTAGCAACATGACGCACGGCGGCGGGCATCGCAACGTCTTTTTCCTGACCCGTGGAGCCCAGGTGAGCCGCAGCGATCACTGGTATGCCGGTCGCAAACTGAAACGTCCCGACAACAACCCCACCGACACGCTCTACCCCTGGCTGCGCGAACGCGGCGATGCCCTCACGGCAGCGCACACCCCCGAATACGATCGCAAAGCCAATCTCGGCACCTGGACCTACAACGATCCCCAAGTCGAACCGGTAGCGGAGATCTTTCAAGGACTCCGCGAATCGTACGAGCGTCCCAATTCGCGTGTCAAAGAGGAAGCCTCGTTGCAATATGCCCTGCATCAGGGATACAAGCTCGGCTTCATCGCCTCCAGCGATCATCTTTCCACGCACATGTCCTACGCCTGTGTTTGGGCAAAAGAAAAAACACGGGAAGCACTGTTCGACGCCATCCGCGCGCGACGCACCTATGCCGCCACCGACCGCATCGGTTTAGATGTCCGTATTGGTGAAGCCCTGATGGGAGAAGAAACGCAAGTCGCGGGGGAGACCGTGACCCTTTCGATCCATGCCGAAGGGACGGCTCCGATCACCGACATTGAAATCATTCGCGATGGCCAAGTCCTCGACACCCTCCGCCCCGGCACGCCGTTGGTGGAAACCACCTTCAAAGACCCCGCGCCGCTGCCGGGCAAGAGTTATTACTACGTGCGGTTGCTACAAGATAACGGCGCAATCGCCTGGGCGTCACCGATCTGGGTCTCAAGGTGA
- a CDS encoding RDD family protein, with the protein MSPRPRDTSLGSGVYFKSEDYIGLGKRLVILVVDLLVVAASIVSSLLMGVIASLFFGDVEPLYVLACLIWIWLYLTAIKASPTRTLGYRAVGAKIITLRGEQPSIFRMTLRSSLWILGPFNLLYDLLWTTVDDESQTLRDRFAGTYVVKAGAEPIGKGEIHIARYTVLGYNFAYEHVSHIRPKAQAAQLAP; encoded by the coding sequence ATGAGCCCTCGCCCGCGCGACACAAGTTTAGGATCCGGCGTTTATTTCAAGTCCGAGGATTACATCGGACTCGGGAAACGGCTGGTGATCTTGGTCGTTGATTTACTTGTCGTGGCTGCATCAATTGTTTCATCGTTATTGATGGGAGTGATTGCCTCCCTATTTTTCGGTGATGTCGAACCACTTTACGTGCTGGCGTGTTTGATTTGGATCTGGCTGTACTTGACCGCCATCAAGGCGTCTCCCACGCGGACGCTTGGATATCGCGCGGTCGGGGCCAAAATCATTACGCTCCGCGGGGAACAGCCCTCGATATTTCGGATGACGCTACGAAGCAGCCTGTGGATCTTGGGTCCATTTAATCTGCTCTACGACTTGCTGTGGACAACCGTCGACGATGAAAGCCAAACATTACGCGACCGATTTGCAGGAACGTACGTTGTCAAAGCCGGCGCTGAACCGATCGGAAAAGGCGAGATCCACATCGCACGCTACACGGTGCTCGGCTACAACTTTGCCTATGAACACGTGTCGCACATCCGCCCGAAAGCGCAAGCGGCGCAGCTGGCTCCATGA
- a CDS encoding hybrid sensor histidine kinase/response regulator — translation MSSTKQDTQFAWRAMCIFLALGGWICLLKSIERFGLISAMNVSLLRLISSVVCFAWLAKNSLNRRISTAIRATFLVFVVSITLEMFFGVTEDVAAWKEVAIVGQNSETRRFFEQILSGLWFGSGLFLVYLMVRSLEQTTRKLEATVVELHESQEQNIRRERLSALGEMASGVAHDLNNTLAPVVAYTELLLIDTTLSSEQRRRCECALRAATDAAAVIKRLGQFHRGQDAPAENKRVHLKELVSQIPLLTRPKWRDEAQLHGCTINIRLDLEEVPPVRGSAAELRTVLTNLVFNAVDAMPNGGLITLRLFGQGECVVMEVIDTGIGMDAEQAARCFEPFYSTKTEKSGLGLSVCHGIVVQHGGQIEVAANAGAGSIVRVSLPIADVDQLSTIVTPVPQEQGTPLRCLYIEDDAVVRDAFATMFEAIGVNLNVAATGADGLKMAQTNHYDVVFTDLGMKDTDGADVLAGIKDQNPEVPVVIISGWPREEVDAWFTGNVKPDHILEKPATLKNIQRILAAIKAPTRSDESVKV, via the coding sequence ATGAGTTCGACGAAACAGGATACTCAATTCGCCTGGAGAGCCATGTGCATCTTCCTGGCCTTGGGAGGTTGGATTTGTTTGCTCAAGTCCATCGAGCGATTTGGGCTGATATCTGCGATGAACGTCAGCCTGTTGCGGTTGATTTCCAGCGTGGTCTGTTTTGCCTGGCTGGCGAAGAATTCGCTCAATCGTCGTATTTCGACAGCGATTCGAGCCACATTTCTGGTGTTTGTTGTCAGTATCACCCTGGAAATGTTCTTCGGAGTCACTGAGGATGTTGCCGCTTGGAAGGAGGTGGCGATTGTCGGGCAGAATAGCGAAACACGTCGGTTTTTCGAGCAAATCCTTTCCGGGCTGTGGTTTGGCAGCGGCTTGTTTTTAGTCTATTTGATGGTCAGGTCACTCGAACAAACCACGCGAAAACTCGAAGCGACCGTCGTCGAATTGCACGAGTCGCAAGAACAAAATATTCGCCGGGAACGCTTAAGCGCTTTAGGCGAAATGGCCAGTGGCGTGGCCCACGATTTAAACAACACACTGGCCCCGGTGGTCGCCTACACCGAATTGCTTTTGATCGATACGACACTCTCGTCCGAGCAACGCCGCCGTTGCGAGTGCGCACTGCGAGCAGCCACCGATGCGGCTGCTGTGATCAAACGGCTGGGACAATTTCATCGGGGGCAGGACGCGCCCGCGGAGAATAAACGGGTCCATCTCAAGGAATTGGTCTCGCAAATTCCACTACTCACCCGGCCAAAATGGCGAGACGAGGCGCAACTCCACGGTTGCACGATCAATATACGGCTGGATTTAGAAGAGGTGCCCCCCGTGCGGGGCAGCGCCGCTGAATTGCGGACCGTGCTAACAAATCTTGTCTTCAACGCCGTCGATGCCATGCCCAACGGCGGCCTGATTACGCTCAGACTCTTCGGGCAAGGGGAGTGCGTCGTCATGGAGGTCATCGATACCGGCATCGGGATGGACGCTGAACAGGCCGCACGCTGTTTTGAACCGTTTTATAGCACCAAGACCGAAAAATCCGGCCTGGGGCTCAGCGTCTGCCATGGCATTGTGGTGCAACATGGCGGGCAGATCGAAGTCGCTGCCAACGCCGGGGCCGGTTCGATCGTTCGCGTGTCGCTGCCGATTGCCGATGTGGATCAGCTTTCCACCATCGTTACACCCGTCCCCCAGGAGCAGGGCACGCCGCTGCGTTGTTTGTATATCGAGGACGATGCCGTCGTCCGCGATGCATTTGCCACAATGTTCGAAGCAATCGGTGTGAATCTGAACGTCGCTGCCACCGGTGCCGACGGTTTGAAAATGGCGCAAACGAATCACTACGACGTGGTCTTCACCGATTTGGGAATGAAAGATACGGATGGCGCCGACGTCCTGGCAGGTATTAAAGACCAAAATCCAGAAGTACCGGTCGTGATTATTTCCGGATGGCCGCGCGAAGAGGTCGACGCTTGGTTTACCGGCAATGTGAAACCGGACCACATCCTCGAAAAACCGGCAACCCTCAAGAACATTCAACGCATCCTAGCAGCGATCAAAGCACCGACCCGCAGCGACGAATCGGTCAAAGTGTGA
- a CDS encoding DUF1501 domain-containing protein, with product MLNLFPAVGGLPRISRRDLLRMGPLAVAGLSLPKLLRAEETPSAHPRPAATAKNCIYIFLCGGPSQIDLWDPKPDAPLEIRGEYQPIDTNVPGIQIGDLLPLTSQRADKFAILRSQYAYSAAHGVAIMDSLLGQKNPRPNETFPTRSDHPGFGAILHNLLGGCGDLPAWVTVPRPFTTGSVFFKGQTGGFLGPAFDPFMLNKPKQDSLSHELFQVDAIQPIVPAGRIAGRQKLLEQIEGTTDLHQHSTAGADLDKHYRNAFSLLSDKGAKQAFDLSLESDATRARYGRNEYGQSFLMARRLVEAGVRMVNLFWTFFGPDGCQFNLWDNHGIDGPVCGGPNRGNTMLRHEYCTPSFDRSFTALLDDLDDRGLLDETLVVVTGEFGRTPKINKLAGRDHWAGCQSTVLAGGGVRGGQVYGSTDAHAAYVQDHPVSPDDLGATIHHAFGLSPDEAVYSQAGRPTRISEGHPVVELFG from the coding sequence ATGCTGAATCTGTTCCCGGCTGTTGGCGGTCTGCCGCGGATATCGCGTCGAGACCTATTGCGGATGGGTCCACTCGCCGTGGCCGGGCTGAGTCTGCCGAAGTTGCTGCGGGCCGAAGAGACGCCATCGGCCCACCCCCGTCCGGCAGCGACCGCTAAGAATTGTATCTACATCTTTTTGTGCGGGGGGCCCTCGCAGATTGATCTCTGGGATCCTAAACCGGATGCTCCGTTGGAAATCCGCGGCGAATATCAGCCGATCGATACCAATGTGCCGGGGATTCAGATCGGCGACCTGTTGCCGTTGACGTCGCAACGGGCGGATAAATTTGCGATCCTCCGCTCACAGTACGCCTACTCCGCAGCGCATGGCGTGGCGATTATGGACTCGTTGTTAGGGCAAAAGAACCCGCGTCCCAATGAGACCTTCCCCACCCGCAGCGATCATCCGGGGTTTGGTGCGATCTTGCATAATCTGTTGGGAGGCTGCGGGGATTTGCCGGCGTGGGTTACGGTTCCGCGGCCATTTACGACCGGCTCGGTATTTTTCAAAGGGCAAACCGGCGGATTTTTGGGACCGGCGTTCGATCCGTTCATGCTCAACAAACCAAAGCAAGATTCGCTGTCGCACGAGTTGTTCCAGGTGGATGCGATTCAACCGATTGTCCCCGCGGGACGCATCGCCGGACGGCAAAAGCTACTTGAGCAAATTGAGGGGACAACGGACCTGCACCAGCATTCGACCGCAGGTGCCGATCTGGACAAACATTACCGCAACGCGTTTTCGTTGCTGTCGGACAAAGGAGCTAAACAAGCGTTTGATCTGTCGCTCGAATCGGACGCGACGCGCGCACGTTACGGGCGCAATGAATACGGGCAAAGTTTTTTGATGGCGCGACGGTTGGTCGAAGCGGGTGTGCGGATGGTAAATCTGTTTTGGACCTTCTTCGGGCCGGATGGTTGTCAATTCAATTTGTGGGACAATCACGGCATCGACGGGCCGGTCTGCGGGGGGCCGAATCGGGGCAATACGATGTTGCGGCACGAGTACTGCACGCCGTCGTTTGACCGTTCGTTCACTGCTTTGTTGGACGACCTTGACGATCGCGGTCTGTTGGACGAAACGTTGGTGGTGGTGACGGGAGAATTTGGACGAACACCGAAGATCAATAAGCTGGCCGGGAGGGATCATTGGGCCGGTTGCCAATCAACGGTCTTGGCCGGCGGCGGAGTGCGCGGCGGACAGGTATATGGGAGCACCGATGCGCATGCCGCCTATGTGCAAGACCACCCGGTCAGCCCGGACGATTTGGGGGCGACAATTCACCACGCGTTCGGACTCTCACCGGACGAAGCGGTCTACAGCCAAGCGGGCCGCCCGACGCGCATTAGTGAAGGCCATCCGGTGGTGGAATTGTTTGGGTGA
- a CDS encoding acyl-CoA thioesterase, whose protein sequence is MPAVYEHHRTVLDAEIDGLGHANNVVYLHWMIDAAVAHSAAQGWTGERYQELGTGWVVRRHEINYLQPAFAGEEIVVRTWVADMRRVQSQRRFVIERIHDGVKLVEATTNWAFINFKTGAPARIPAEVTDSFEIVKAE, encoded by the coding sequence ATGCCGGCCGTTTATGAACATCATCGCACTGTGCTCGATGCGGAAATCGATGGATTGGGACATGCCAACAACGTGGTCTACCTGCATTGGATGATTGATGCCGCCGTCGCCCATTCCGCTGCCCAAGGTTGGACCGGCGAGCGGTATCAGGAATTGGGGACCGGCTGGGTCGTGCGTCGTCACGAGATCAACTACCTGCAACCCGCATTCGCCGGTGAGGAAATCGTCGTGCGCACCTGGGTAGCCGATATGCGGCGCGTGCAATCGCAAAGACGGTTTGTCATCGAACGCATCCATGACGGGGTGAAACTGGTCGAAGCGACGACGAATTGGGCGTTCATCAATTTCAAAACCGGAGCCCCGGCACGCATCCCGGCCGAAGTCACCGACTCGTTCGAGATTGTAAAGGCCGAGTGA
- a CDS encoding RHS repeat domain-containing protein has translation MTTYSYDLVGNLSRVDYANGMITTYEYDALNRLDVMTHYSPDETPENLADNEKLAEYDDTLLIDRTLFMGKSTHVYVGETGTQGGFYVGGTQQIAIPRSWAIPRSEVVVNNPLH, from the coding sequence GTGACGACCTACAGCTACGATCTCGTCGGAAACCTGTCCCGCGTCGATTACGCCAACGGCATGATCACCACCTACGAGTACGACGCGCTCAATCGGCTGGACGTGATGACGCATTATTCGCCGGACGAAACGCCGGAGAACCTGGCCGACAACGAGAAACTGGCCGAGTACGACGATACGCTCTTAATCGATCGCACACTATTCATGGGGAAGTCCACTCACGTGTATGTTGGAGAAACCGGTACACAGGGTGGCTTTTACGTTGGTGGAACACAACAGATAGCGATTCCTCGATCGTGGGCGATTCCCAGATCTGAAGTAGTTGTTAACAATCCCCTTCATTGA
- a CDS encoding DUF6966 domain-containing protein, protein MTIESLLTNIANLLDAHGQTEWAQSFRRLHSDYKYDPEMTKGRIRSIYGGSGSFNDIVLHDPNGVPLIDENNELDQMRSQLFQSCR, encoded by the coding sequence ATGACGATAGAATCATTGCTCACGAACATCGCCAACCTGCTAGACGCCCATGGACAAACCGAGTGGGCTCAGTCCTTTCGCCGGCTTCACTCTGACTACAAGTACGATCCAGAAATGACAAAAGGTCGAATACGTTCCATCTACGGCGGGTCGGGGTCTTTCAATGACATCGTCCTCCATGACCCGAATGGCGTCCCTTTGATCGATGAGAACAATGAATTAGACCAGATGCGGTCACAGTTGTTTCAGTCGTGTCGATGA
- a CDS encoding RHS repeat-associated core domain-containing protein — MQHYAYTAYGIAIGFDEAQALTTLLYSGEAFDSRVGLQFLRARWYDPNAGRFNRLDPFSGNLSDPQSLHKYLYTHGDPVNGIDPGGREFTLPSMLGVPGGAAMVGSVTASKSANRWKTAESWLDFLFPDANLKVFGLYRGPSEPLLRKSREHAKLAEAVYEETRPLAGVDGWKYLVDTNASIVDDFTGFKSGLFHKDGEYVLSFGGTDGPDWNDIINNVSQGVLGISAQYTQAIETAKYVIDSYGKNGENVIFVGHSLGGGLATAASVVHSKTASRFNAAGVNEHTVAGHDLSMATHLVNAWRVRGEPLTTLQDYGGSPAPVGWLLGKIPYVGKSLQIFDCFVENTA, encoded by the coding sequence GTGCAGCACTACGCCTACACCGCCTACGGTATAGCGATCGGCTTCGACGAAGCGCAGGCGCTAACAACCCTACTCTACAGCGGCGAAGCGTTCGACAGCCGCGTGGGGCTGCAATTCCTGCGGGCCAGATGGTATGATCCGAATGCCGGGCGTTTTAATCGCCTCGATCCGTTCTCTGGCAATTTGAGTGACCCGCAGTCGCTGCATAAGTACTTGTATACGCACGGCGATCCGGTGAATGGGATTGATCCTGGTGGCCGTGAGTTTACCCTTCCCTCAATGTTGGGCGTGCCTGGTGGAGCAGCTATGGTCGGGTCAGTCACAGCCTCAAAATCGGCCAATCGCTGGAAGACTGCGGAGTCTTGGCTGGATTTTCTATTTCCCGATGCTAATCTGAAAGTGTTTGGTCTATATCGTGGTCCAAGTGAGCCACTTCTCCGTAAATCACGGGAGCATGCTAAACTGGCAGAGGCTGTGTATGAAGAAACTCGTCCATTAGCTGGAGTTGATGGATGGAAGTATTTAGTAGACACGAACGCATCAATTGTTGATGACTTTACAGGATTCAAGTCAGGGCTATTTCACAAAGATGGAGAATATGTTTTGTCCTTTGGTGGAACAGATGGTCCCGACTGGAACGATATTATCAACAACGTTAGTCAAGGCGTCCTTGGGATTTCAGCGCAGTACACACAGGCAATTGAGACTGCAAAGTATGTGATTGACTCCTACGGAAAGAACGGAGAGAATGTGATATTCGTTGGTCACTCGCTCGGAGGCGGGCTTGCTACCGCTGCTTCAGTAGTTCACAGTAAAACTGCATCGAGATTCAACGCTGCAGGGGTCAATGAACATACGGTAGCAGGCCATGATCTCAGTATGGCGACACACTTGGTGAACGCGTGGCGGGTTCGTGGTGAACCGCTTACAACACTACAGGATTATGGTGGCTCTCCTGCCCCAGTTGGCTGGCTGCTTGGTAAGATCCCTTATGTTGGAAAATCGCTTCAGATCTTTGATTGCTTTGTTGAAAACACCGCTTGA
- a CDS encoding transposase, whose protein sequence is MSKTHQPNVLLEVASLSMRLSTKFVQPYSHPKSPQKFTQSQLLTILILKAYLKTTYRGIIEILGASDQLRERMELTRLPHYSTLKYFADRSHVLEITDAMLAEIVKEYAADADEASIDSTGLETSSASAHFRVRSGKTRKKYVKLSVCIVAGSMLPAGLVVGWGPGNDKCEAPELLEKVRHVTQPKRLFADAGYDAEWIHMYCREGWGVQSWIPPAVHRTDGSVGGEYRHQMTKRRLKKNGYGRRWLVESFMSGLKRTMGCALAARSESSLFIEAGLKVLAYALRR, encoded by the coding sequence ATGAGCAAGACACATCAACCAAACGTGCTGTTGGAAGTCGCCTCGCTGTCGATGCGACTATCTACGAAATTCGTCCAACCTTATTCGCACCCCAAAAGCCCGCAGAAATTCACGCAGTCGCAACTGCTGACGATCCTGATTCTCAAAGCCTATTTGAAGACGACCTATCGCGGCATCATCGAAATCCTCGGCGCATCCGACCAACTGCGAGAACGGATGGAACTCACGCGCTTGCCGCACTACTCGACGCTGAAATACTTCGCGGATCGCTCGCACGTTCTGGAAATCACCGACGCCATGTTGGCGGAGATCGTCAAGGAATATGCTGCCGATGCGGACGAGGCGTCGATCGATTCGACCGGTTTGGAAACATCCTCCGCCAGTGCGCATTTTCGTGTGCGGAGCGGAAAAACGCGAAAGAAATACGTGAAACTCTCGGTCTGCATCGTGGCCGGTTCGATGTTGCCAGCCGGCCTGGTAGTGGGTTGGGGGCCGGGCAACGACAAATGCGAAGCGCCCGAATTGCTCGAAAAGGTGCGGCACGTCACGCAGCCCAAACGCCTGTTCGCTGACGCGGGTTATGATGCCGAGTGGATTCATATGTATTGTCGCGAAGGTTGGGGCGTGCAAAGTTGGATTCCGCCGGCGGTGCATCGTACGGACGGCAGCGTTGGCGGCGAGTATCGCCATCAGATGACGAAACGGCGGCTGAAGAAAAACGGTTACGGTCGGCGTTGGCTGGTGGAATCATTCATGAGTGGCTTGAAGCGAACGATGGGCTGTGCGCTCGCTGCCCGCTCCGAAAGCAGCCTATTCATCGAAGCCGGCCTCAAAGTCCTGGCATACGCCCTGCGGCGTTAG